TCAACAGTTCATGGCTTACGCTGCCCGATGGAGCCGGGCTGAAATTCGCCTCCCGGCTTTTACCTGATATCGAAAATTTTCCAGCCCGGGTCGCCGGCTGTGATCTGCTCAGAAATCTGCTGGCTGCTGCCGCGCGCAGAGATTTCGATATATATTTTCTGGGAGGAAAACCGGGGATAGCCGCTGAAGCAGCCCGGCGCGCTCAAAAACAACATGATGGCCTGGAGATATCAGGCTGTCATCACGGTTATCTTGACAGAGTCGATGCTGACCGACTTTTGAAGAGGATAAACGGGATAAAACCCGATCTGCTCTTTGTGGGCATGGGAGCACCCCGGCAGGAAAGATTTATCGCAGCTTATCGGGAAAGCTTAAAAGTCCGGGTGGCCGTCACTGTTGGAGGAAGTTTCGATGTTCTTTCCGGCCGGGTTAATAGGGCGCCGGTGGTTTTGCAGAAACTTTACCTGGAATGGCTGTACAGATTTTTAAAAGAACCCGCCCGCTGGCGTCGGATTTTAAGACTCCCTCGATTTATGACTTTAGTATTGGAGGAATCGCTCCGCAGGAGATTAAAAGCCAACTAAAAAGGAAAGGTGGTAAATGTGAAAATAAATATCAGGAAATTTATTTT
This genomic interval from Halarsenatibacter silvermanii contains the following:
- a CDS encoding WecB/TagA/CpsF family glycosyltransferase, whose protein sequence is MTPESRIMGLKINPLTMDRTVKLIAERIENEEEYSCLPVYTPNAEIFMQARQDKNFLNILNSSWLTLPDGAGLKFASRLLPDIENFPARVAGCDLLRNLLAAAARRDFDIYFLGGKPGIAAEAARRAQKQHDGLEISGCHHGYLDRVDADRLLKRINGIKPDLLFVGMGAPRQERFIAAYRESLKVRVAVTVGGSFDVLSGRVNRAPVVLQKLYLEWLYRFLKEPARWRRILRLPRFMTLVLEESLRRRLKAN